Genomic segment of Vicinamibacteria bacterium:
GGTCGTCCCCTACGAGTCTCTCCTGAAGGTCTTCTGGGAGGGTCACGATCCCACCCAGGGAATGCGTCAGGGAAACGACGTCGGCACCCAGTACCGCTCCGGGATCTACTCGTTCTCGAATGAACAGAGAAAGGCCGCCGAGAAGTCGCGTGCCGCTTATCAGAACAAGCTCGGCGAGGCCGGCTATGGCCCGATCACGACCGAGATCCTCGACGCTCCGACCTTCTACTATGCCGAGGAGTACCACCAGCAGTATCTCGCCAAGAATCCCGGAGGTTACTGCGGTCTCGGCGGGACGGGGGTCTCTTGTCCCACCGGGCTCGAGGTCGAGGCGTAGCCGCGATCACTTCGAGAACGTGACGTCCCCTCTCATCGGTATCGGTACATCTTTTTCGAACGGCGTCCAACGACAGCGCCGTGCCTATGCCGACGCCGTCGTGCGAGCCGGTGGGCTTCCGGTGTTGCTTCCCGTGCTCGAGGACGCCGCCGGTGCCTTGGATCTGGCGAAACGTCTGGATGGACTCGTCATTCCCGGTGGACCGGGCATAACGAGAGGCACCGATGGCGCGCTTCCGGCAGGACTCCCGGAGACGCCGCCTGGGCGCCTGCGCTTCGACGAGGCGATTGCGCGAGCCTTCATCGCGGCGAACAAACCCGTTCTGGGAATCTGCTACGGAATGCAGCTGCTGAACACCCTATTCGGAGGCACCCTCTATGCCGATGTCGAGCGAGAGCTCGAGGGTGCTCTCGTCCACAGCGAAAAGCGCGGCGCCTCGGAGCATCCCATCGCCATCGACCGGGAGAGCGTCCTATTCGATCTCATCGGCAAAACCGAGCTCCTGGTGAACAGCCGTCACTTTCAGGCCGTTCGTCACGTGGGCTCCAACTTCCGCATCTCGGCGAGGGCGCCCGACGGTGTCGTCGAAGGGATCGAAAGCGGAGACGGCCGCCTCATGGGGGTGCAGTTTCACCCGGAGTCCATGGGGCCTTCGGCATGGGGATTGTTCGCCCACCTGATCGAGCGCGCGTGATGATCTCGCAACCGAAGATCTATCGGGAGTCCGAGGGTGCCTGCTGCGCTCCCTGCCAGAGCCGTTCGTACTCCGACCGAACGCTATCGTGGAGTCGTTTCGAGAGCTCCAAAGGCAGCCGCAGATGGAGAATCAGCTCCTGAACGTCCGCGAGATCCTTGAGGCGATGTGGCGCCGAGAGGCCTGACGCCAGCTTGAGCTCGATCAGTTCCTCGAGCTTGATGACCCACAAGCTCTCCTTATCGATGCGCGCTGAGACGGGGTGAGGGAAGACGACCGGCTTGGGTTTTCCATCGCCCGGATACTCGCCGGTGGTCATGACCTCGATCTTGACGCCGGTGCGGGTGTCTTTGAAGGTTTTCTTCGCTCCCGAAAAAGCCGGGAGGTAGCCGAGCCCAAGAAGCCTTTCCCGAAACTTCACCAGAGCTTCCGGTGTCAGCAAGATGTCGACGTCTTCCGTGAATCGGCGGTAGCCGTGCGCTGCCAAAGCCATGGCGCCGATGACGGCGTAGTCGAGTCCTTCCTGGTTCAGGCGACTTACGAGTGCCCTGAGCGTTTCGTAGACGTCTCCCTCCTTCATGAAGAACCGGCTCCCTTCACGCAATACCTGCCAGACTGAAGAACCCATGGCGATCATTATAGAAGCGAGGGCTCGCTCGAGCGAGGACCTGTCCCGTCGCCGGACGCTTCACACGAGCTTTCGCTGGATCTTTCGTTTCCACTTCCGGGCAAACATTTGCCGTTCGTCCTCGAGGGCCTCGATCTCGGCCTCGACGAAAAAATGACGCTCGTCGCTCGTCAGCCGGTGCCGCGTCTCGACGCGTATGTTCCAATCCTCACGCCTCAGAACCGCGTGGTGCGAGACTTCCGCCGCTGCGGAAAGAGGGTCGCCATCCACGATCCGGAATCGCTCGATGATTGAGTGGCCGTGCTCGACTCGCGTGGCGTCGACCCTCGTGAGTGCGGGCCGGCGCTCCGAGGTCAGAGCCGTCGTCAATGTGTACCGTATTTCTCCCGTCTCGGCGTCCCGCTCGACGCTTTTGACGGTAATCTCGGGATCGAGATCCGTGGTTTGCGCTTCGGGAGCGCTCTCCGGTAGCTCGAACGCGGCGAGGGCCTCGTCGGAAGAAACGAAGCGACGGATCGGTAGCTCGATATCGACCTGCTGAATCACGAGAGTAACGGGCGCGGGCGATGGCCATGCGATCGGCCAATAGGTCGTGGAGAGTGCGAGTCGAGCCTTGTGACCCGGGGCGAAGGAATGGGCGACGTGGTTGAGACGAAGCTCGACATCGTAGCACTTTCCTGGAGCGAGAGGCGTGGGATTCTGGTGACTGGCGTGGTGGGTGAGATTGAGAAGGCCGTAGGTCACCCGTCGAGATGAGCCATCGGGTGAAACGTCATTGAGCCGGGCGGCCAACATGGCCACGGGCCGGTCGCTTCTCAGCCGTAAACGCACCGTGGGAGCGCCCAGGATCTCGACCGTTTCCCGAAGGGGAGGCAGATCGAAGACCGCTGAGATATCGTCGTCGGGTCGCTGATCGGTTGGAAACTCCCCTTCGGCTCCGAACGCGCACCAGCTCCCCGAGGCGCTTCCGGCGACATGCTGCGAGGTGATGATCCGCTCTTCATCGAAACGGAACCGCGCTGGCTCGATGTTCGTCGACGGCCAAACCGATTCGGCGATCCAGCGACCGGGCCGGATCTCGTTTCCCGGCATCCAAACGCGATAGATCGGCTCGTCCATGATGCCGGTATCGATCGCCTTCAACCACCGGTCCCACCAGCGAAGAGCTTCCTGCAAGAACCCGATCGGCCGTCCGGGAACGCCGTTGTGCGGATAGACGTGAGCCCACGGACCCACGAGGCCCTTGCGTGGGCTCGAGAGGCCCTCCATCAAGCGGGGGATGGCGTTCGTGTAGGCGTCGGCCCAACCCCCCACGGCGTAGACCGGGCAGCTGATGGCGCCATAGTCCTCGCACACGGAACCGTGCTCCCAGTAGGCGTCTCGGTGTGGGTGGAGAAGCCACCTCTCGGCAAACGGAGCCAGCCCTTCGAGTCGTTTTCTCCACAGCTCTTTCCACTCCGCACCCACGATCTCGGGATCGGGGGGAAGGGCGGCGAGGGTGAACAGCGCCGAGCCCCAGACGAGGTTCTCGTTGAGAAGACACCCTCCCATGTAATGCGCGTCATCGGCGTAACGGTCATCCGAGGCGCAGACGGTGAGGATAGCGCCGAGCTCGGGAGGGCGGCGCGCGGCGACCTGGAGAGCATTGAACCCGCCCCAGGACTTGCCCATCATGCCGATATTCCCCGTGCACCAGGACTGCTCCGCCAGAAATCTCATGACGTCCAGGGCGTCTTCGATCTCCTGTCTGTGGTATTCGTCGAGGAGAATGCCCTGTGAGTCGCCCGTCCCGCGCAGGTCGACCCGGACGGAAGCGTACCCATGCCCGGCGAAATAATGATGCATCGGTTCGTCCCGCTCGCGCGTCCGATCTCTCTTGCGATAGGGAATGTACTCGAGGATGGCGGGAACCGGGCGCGCCTCGGCATCCTCGGGAAGCCACAGGCGAGCCGCGAGATGCGTTCCGTCGGAGAGAGGGATCCAGGTGTTCTCGATCACCCTGACGGGTCGTGGAAAAGAGGTTACGATTCGCATTGCGCCCGATTATTCTAGTAGCTCGTGGAATCTAAGAAGAGAGTTCTCGTCGCCTTTCCCACGGAGTGGGACGTTCGCCAGCTCGCGGCCTGTCGTGAATCCTGGGAATCTCGTTACGAAGTGGAGTTCGCCCAGCCTTCTGACGAGGAATGCAGCTGGGATTTCGACGTGCCCGGGTTCATCCGTCGGACCGTCGAAGAGAAAAGGACGAGGATCCGCGGAGTATTCAGCTCGAGCGACTATCCCGGTGCCACCGCCGCCGCAGCGATCGCGACCGGACTCGGGCTTCCCGGCCCTCGACCCGCGGATGTAATCCGCGCCTCCCACAAGTACTACTCTCGAATCGTTCAGCGCGAGGCCGCTCCCACGGCAACCCCCTGGTTCGCCCTCGTCGACCCCGCGCTTCCCGAAGGCGAACCTCCGGGGATTGGCTTTCCGTGCTTTCTCAAACCGGTAAAGGGAGCTTTCTCGGTGATGTCGAAGAAGATCGACGACGCCTCCGAGCTCGAGGCTTTTCTGGCGCGGCCCGCGGTGATCGAGTTTCTCTCGGACTACGTGTTCATCTTCAATCGCCTCGTTTCCGAGCTGACGGATTTCGAGATCAATGGAAGCTACTTCATTGCCGAGGAGCTTCTGAAGGGAAAGCAGGTCACGCTCGAAGGATTCGTTGGCTCCAGGGGGGTGGTGAGGCTGGGGATCGTGGATTCGGTACGCCACCCCAAGACCAAGAGCTTCGTGCGTTTCGAATATCCGACGAACCTTCCGCGACGGGTTCAGGAACGGATGTGGGAGGTGGCGGAGTCGGTCATCGAACGGCTCGGGCTGGTGAATACCCTGTTCAACGTGGAGTTCATGTACCACGCGGAGCGGGATCGAGTGTCGATTGTCGAGGTGAACCCACGGATGTGCGGGCAGTTCGCCGATCTCTACGAAAAAGTAGATGGGGTCAACTCCTACGAGATCGCCCTCCTGCTTGCATCGGGGCAGAGTCCTTCGGTGCCCCAGCTCGAAGGGGCTTATCGGGTCGCGGCTAGCTTTCCGCTCCGGATATTCGAGCCTTCCCGTGTCGTCCACGCACCGTCCGCCGACGAGATCGCGGCGGCGGAGTCGAAGTTCGAAAAGACCCTCGTCTGGTCGGAATGTGCTACCGGGGACGCGCTCGACGATTTCGAGAGCATCGAGGATGGGAAGAGCGCGCGCTATGCCATCGTGAACCTCGGTGCCGACAAGCACGAGCGCCTCCTCGCTCGTTTCGACGAGGTGAAGAACGCTCTTGGATATCGCTTCGAGACCTGCCCGCCGAGAACGCGGCCAAAAAGCTCGGACAGCGCTTGATGCGGAGACCGGCAGGTATTTCTCGGACAGTCTTCACTAGCAGGCTGAGAAAAAGTACGCTCTAGCCTGCGCGAGCGGAGCGAGCCCGGCGCGCTTGCCGCGCCGTAAGCAGCCCGAGCCGTGGCGGCTCGATCGAATACAGGTCCCGCGACTGTCTTCGGTAGGGGTGAACGCGCCTCGCTAGCCAGAAACTTCGACGCCAAGCCAACTCCCCACCGCGTAAGTGACCATGGCGGCGGCGCATCCAATGAGGAGCATGCGCGCCCCGCTAACCAGGGCGCCCCGTGAGGTGAAGACCGAGAGGGCTGCTCCGACGAGGAACAGTGCCGAAGCGCTGAGAGCGGCGCTAACCACGACCGCGCCGCCGAGCTCCTGGGCGAAGAAAAAGGGCGCGAGGGGAACGACGGCGCCCACCGAGAAAGCGGCGAACGAGCTTCCGGCTGCCCCCCAGGGGGCACCGAGCTCATCCGGATCGAGACCGAGCTCCTCGCGAGCCAGAGTATCGAGCGCGGTCCGGGAGTCGCTCAGGAGCCGGGACGCAAGGGCCGTTGCTTCCTCCTCCGGGATCCCCTTGGCTTGATAGATGAGCGCG
This window contains:
- the msrA gene encoding peptide-methionine (S)-S-oxide reductase MsrA; the encoded protein is VVPYESLLKVFWEGHDPTQGMRQGNDVGTQYRSGIYSFSNEQRKAAEKSRAAYQNKLGEAGYGPITTEILDAPTFYYAEEYHQQYLAKNPGGYCGLGGTGVSCPTGLEVEA
- a CDS encoding gamma-glutamyl-gamma-aminobutyrate hydrolase family protein (Members of this family of hydrolases with an active site Cys residue belong to MEROPS family C26.) produces the protein MTSPLIGIGTSFSNGVQRQRRAYADAVVRAGGLPVLLPVLEDAAGALDLAKRLDGLVIPGGPGITRGTDGALPAGLPETPPGRLRFDEAIARAFIAANKPVLGICYGMQLLNTLFGGTLYADVERELEGALVHSEKRGASEHPIAIDRESVLFDLIGKTELLVNSRHFQAVRHVGSNFRISARAPDGVVEGIESGDGRLMGVQFHPESMGPSAWGLFAHLIERA
- a CDS encoding CocE/NonD family hydrolase; the encoded protein is MRIVTSFPRPVRVIENTWIPLSDGTHLAARLWLPEDAEARPVPAILEYIPYRKRDRTRERDEPMHHYFAGHGYASVRVDLRGTGDSQGILLDEYHRQEIEDALDVMRFLAEQSWCTGNIGMMGKSWGGFNALQVAARRPPELGAILTVCASDDRYADDAHYMGGCLLNENLVWGSALFTLAALPPDPEIVGAEWKELWRKRLEGLAPFAERWLLHPHRDAYWEHGSVCEDYGAISCPVYAVGGWADAYTNAIPRLMEGLSSPRKGLVGPWAHVYPHNGVPGRPIGFLQEALRWWDRWLKAIDTGIMDEPIYRVWMPGNEIRPGRWIAESVWPSTNIEPARFRFDEERIITSQHVAGSASGSWCAFGAEGEFPTDQRPDDDISAVFDLPPLRETVEILGAPTVRLRLRSDRPVAMLAARLNDVSPDGSSRRVTYGLLNLTHHASHQNPTPLAPGKCYDVELRLNHVAHSFAPGHKARLALSTTYWPIAWPSPAPVTLVIQQVDIELPIRRFVSSDEALAAFELPESAPEAQTTDLDPEITVKSVERDAETGEIRYTLTTALTSERRPALTRVDATRVEHGHSIIERFRIVDGDPLSAAAEVSHHAVLRREDWNIRVETRHRLTSDERHFFVEAEIEALEDERQMFARKWKRKIQRKLV
- a CDS encoding ATP-grasp domain-containing protein, which gives rise to MESKKRVLVAFPTEWDVRQLAACRESWESRYEVEFAQPSDEECSWDFDVPGFIRRTVEEKRTRIRGVFSSSDYPGATAAAAIATGLGLPGPRPADVIRASHKYYSRIVQREAAPTATPWFALVDPALPEGEPPGIGFPCFLKPVKGAFSVMSKKIDDASELEAFLARPAVIEFLSDYVFIFNRLVSELTDFEINGSYFIAEELLKGKQVTLEGFVGSRGVVRLGIVDSVRHPKTKSFVRFEYPTNLPRRVQERMWEVAESVIERLGLVNTLFNVEFMYHAERDRVSIVEVNPRMCGQFADLYEKVDGVNSYEIALLLASGQSPSVPQLEGAYRVAASFPLRIFEPSRVVHAPSADEIAAAESKFEKTLVWSECATGDALDDFESIEDGKSARYAIVNLGADKHERLLARFDEVKNALGYRFETCPPRTRPKSSDSA